The Argentina anserina chromosome 5, drPotAnse1.1, whole genome shotgun sequence genome includes the window TTGAACAAAACCTTAACAAGAGGGACAGTAAATTGCGACAAAATTTCGTGAGCTTGTCTGTATATATAGAATGAGTTCACAGCATTTTCAAAATAGTAAAACAAAATCGTGTAAACGCGAAGCTATTAGTTGGGCCATATATGTATTActaaaaaatttgaattgagTTTCTAGTTGCTATGATCTATGAGAAGATGGTAGATGTGAAATATAGAGCAGAGCAGGCTTTTGATACTGGAGCAGCCGAGTTGCTTGCTCACTCTAGAAGATCAACCTGCAGCACCGGGCTTAATCAGTAACCAAAGCGACATGGTTTTTTATATATCATCATGCTCACTCTACAAGATCAACCAGCAGCACCGGGCTTAATCAGTAACCAAAGCGACATGGTTTTTTATATATCTACTTCATGATGATATATACGCAGGGGCCAAAAAGATGATCCATCAGAAACGTACCATCCCCCTAGTACGGTGTCACTATTTCTTGATGACATGCTCATATTAACATGTTAGTATCTAAAAGTAATAGCTGTTGTCCTTCTGATGGGCTGCATCCTTACACAACATCGATCTGACTTCCATGATGCATCTCGGGGCCTCTAGATCCTTCTCCAGCAGTGCATTACCCAATAACTGCTGCATCTGTGATGCAAATGTGTCATCTAAAACCTGCAAATGTTTGAAAAATAGATTACATATTAGGAGGAATATAATTACATATTCATAAAGGTTAAGAAAAAAGGGAAGGGTATCAGCACTTACAGAGACAGCAACTCGTGAGCCCTTGTACCAAGATCTGTTTTCCTTACGGTTTTCCAAGAAACTTAGTACATCCTGCAACAGAAAACAGCCATGTAAAAACGAGCAAAATTATAATCCCAGAGCGAAATCTTTATAATACCCAAACTTAAGAACTTACTTGTCCCATTCGATCCCAATAACCACGGCAGACAGCAATGAAGACGTGAGTCTCAAGGACTGTGTGGAGGTGGTTTATTGTGCTTGTGAGCTGGTCTTTCAAAGGCTGCATTCTACTTCTCACATCAGACTCTCCCACGGTTTCTTTTGAATCTTGCAGAATCTTTTTCAGCTTGGTAGCACTCTGCATCTTTGTCTGGAACAATGATACAAATAAGCAGGAATTCAAAATGATAGTTACTTAAACCCAAGTATTCAGTCACTGAATTGAATGGAACAAATTAAACTTCTTATACAATTATATACTGCAAACATGTTGAGAAAACCACGAATTCCTTTAAACACGAATTCAATACAGCTGCCACGATTGTGGAAGATAAACTGGAATATAAGATAGTATGCAAATGACACTGCGGTATGAAACATACTTGATCACTTCAAACAAGGCCTTTTTGTATGTTGTGGAACATATGGTATGGAACTTAGATAACATCTTTGTAACAGATGGCCTAATTTTTTATTCTATGGCACAAAttaattcttatttttttgaCACTCTTGTATAGAAACTAATTCAATCAAAACGTGACATCATTAGAAAGACACTCACATTCTCTGCCAGTTTTTCCACAACTGCTTGGAGGTAGTTTCTGAACTTTGCTCTCAGCATTACAGTAACTTCACTAAGACGCTCTCCAGGAGCTGATTGTCCACCATCCGGGATACAGGAAGCCCATGATCTGAATTGGACTTCTATTTGGGGCCGGAGGACATCAAGCATTCTCTTAAACGAATTTAACAGAATTCCAAGCTGAAATGCAACCACAAAATGTTACCCAAATGCAACATCAACAAGGAGGCCAAACCAAAAAGAGTTATATGCTACACTTACCTCATCAGGAACAGCATACGGGCACACAGATCGTTTGGCAAGTTTCTGAACATATTTAAGGCCAAACTTCTTTGGTGCCAAATTCTCCTTCAAAGGAGCTAGAACATCTGCATATTGCTTGTCTAAGGAATCTATTATAGCCTTCTCAACATCAGCAATAGCCTGTTATTGAAACATATCAAACATTAAGTTCCAGGAAATCTGTTCCTAGTGGATGGAGGGTGCGATTAGAATGGAAAAATACcaattttaaaaagaaaagtttGATATATGAGAAAACTGACATACATTCTCCAAAACAAAGGTATATTCTGGCCATCGGCAAATGATAACCTCATAGTCACTCAAAGTTCCTTTGAGACGCTCATACatttcatcaacaaaaggagttgTGGAATGTCGTGTCTTAACTCCCGACCATTTTACCTGCAAGTGCAACAGTTTAGGTACCTTATTGAACGGAAGTGTTAAAGAAATTTCCCACAAAATTAGACTACAAACATAATAGAACATATGCATGTGCTCTACATACTTTCTGTCCAATATTTAATGGATATgatccaaaaacaaaatctgGCATTTATACATGTTTAAGAAATGTACCTTGTCTAATTTGCATACTTCAAGCAAACTCTGGCGCTTATCTTGAATCCAcaacataatataaaggtGGAACAATTCTTTTGCATCAACTCCAGCTTTAATAGGACTAAAATAACGCAATAATAAGTGAGAACCATGAATTCTAAGTAATCAATATATTGAAAAGTAGTtgggaagaaaaaagaatattaTTACAATATTACCTGATGTTCCAGCTGGTAAGGTCCCTCTGAAAATCTGCTGTGGCAATAACAAGTTCTGCTACGGGAGGTGAAGGGCCTGATGGTGGGCAAGCAATGAGAAAAGATCTCAATCTAGTGCATAACTCTGTGCTATATATGGATGATGCCAGATGTGGGAGGTCTATGAAACTGATCAATGAAAGTTCAGAACCATCAGAAAATCCACATTACCGGACACCAGAATAATTACCAAAGCAGAAAACGAAAATGCAGATTGTATGACATAAAGTTGCGATGCAGCTTCCATATTTTTTGAATACTTAAGAAGAATGATTTCCACTatgaaaaggaaaaatgtGGATATGTCATGATTCCCTATGGCATACATTTGGAGACTTTTTAACAGTCCGGTGAGGGAAACAAAAGGTGAGATGTTACTAGACTTGTGcaacaaaagaaaacagaGTTCACCTGTGTTTCTAAACTTGAAAACCTTAAGGAACATATGATCAAACTATTTTGTGAGATGGATATGTTGATAGAAGGAGATATAGTCTAAACATAAAAGTAAACATCAATATCATTAATTGTAGACCTTAAGGATCAAATATGATCAACCTATTGTGTGAGATGGATGTGTCGAGATGGAATGAACAAGAAAACTttaattgtaaaatttattgaGAGGGATATAGTTTAAATTTAAAGGTAATCATCAATATCAGACTTAAACAGTTGTTTGCACCTTGAATTTTGATAGATATGATTTCAGATCATTCAAAATATTCatcaaattattttatatCTGATGTGATTATAATATCAAAGAGTGGCAACTTATAATTTTCAACTGAGATCTCAAAAGTTAAAAGGCACAACAACGAGGTATATTTTGCTGCGCTAATTTAGGCCATTGAGATGTTATGTCCTGATAGCACAAAACCATTTCAACATCATAACCTAAGCACATGCATATATTTGAACATCCATGGCATCACTTTGTCAACAGCTTATCACATAGTAACACTAGTACGCAATTGATTGGAAAAATAAGAGCATCAAAACACGAGTTGGTTTCATGGAAAACAAGTGAAATCAGATCTAGATGTGTTCACTATGTTACAGGTAGTACCTGGGTAGTATATGCTGATTATGGATCTCAATATCAGTATGAATCTCATTCCTAATATTACTACACAGGAATTTCATTTTCTGGTAGGCTGTTGTAATAGTCAAAGGATCTGTCAGAATTCCTTCACTGTTGTTGGTAGTGTATTCATCAGTCTCAGTCAAGTGCCTTCTGGATCTCTTTCTTGCAGCAACCTGCAACCATGCTACCACTTAAAAACAAACAGATATATCAAAGACAGGAACCATTGTTACATAGTCCAAAAGTTAATCAAACCTGGAAATAGTGGCATAAAGCAGTCTGAACCTCAGGAGACAAGACATCGTGAAGAAGCGTGTAAAGTTTTACAGCTGGCTCCAATGCAGGTGCAGCATACCCGGTAGCTGGTCGAAAAACTTCCATAATACCCGAAAGCGATGATTCATCCAAGGACTTATAGTTCTCAAATGCAAGAGCCAGAATTCGTTCTATTTGGTCCTTAGTTTCTCCTAATATACGGTTCTGTGACAACCAAAGTATTAGACATTCtattaaacaaaatcaaacaacATAAACTATTCAAAGTGTTAAATAAATATCATAGATGCTTCAAGCCAGTATAATTTCTACCTCTTGGAAACTCAACATGCTCTTGTTGTGGCCTTTCATTAAAACAGGCTTTAGCAAATCGTACACCAGATTCAGGCAATCAGCTGTTGGTGTTGCAACATCCATAACATATGATAAGTATCTGTTGGATTCACACATCAAAACCACGATTCATAATTCAAATTGGGAACAAATAGTGATGTTTACATTGCCAGATCATTTTTTATAGGAACAAGCAAACAATCCCAACAAATTGTTACCTTAGCTTGGTGTATACATCAGAAACACCATAATATGATGCAAATTCTGTTAAAAGCCATTTCCATGGACCATGCAACAATAGACTCCTTTGTTGAAAATGCTGGACCTTCATAGCAACTTCTAAGACAATGTCATATGCGACAGTTTCAGCAACAGAGCCACACTGAATGACGAGGCCAATAATATCAGAATCCTATTTTGTAGTACATATTATAAAATGAAGTATCTATATTATCATGTTCAGGGAATAAATTATTGATCATTCTTCATACAACATTACAAATCATTTACGGCACAATGATAAAGGATCTCTACGCAAAAGTACATTTTAAAGGacataaattatatatttagaggCTACTTATTTATAAAAGCACACCTTGGGGGTCTCATCTGAACTTGTTGAATAATATACTGATAGCTGTATTTTTCCTGCAAGTTCATGCTCCGGTTCACGATAGACAGAAAACCACCGCTGCTTGTCAGCCTGCATTCAACATTTAGATGAGCCTTTTTACCTGTAGCACTATCATTAAAATTTATTCATCTATAACTATCATGATCGAGGAGAGTATTACTGGATCATCAGCAATAGTCGCCACTTGAGCATGGACTCGGCCAACATGCTGTGCCTTTGAATCAAGGACTTCAATTATTAGCTCATCTCCCAAACTCTCTGGAAAGCTGTAGAAGTTGTCAGTACCTCTCTCCAGCAgatataattaaaaagaaaattataaataacaataaaacGGATAAGATAACATACAAGACATGAGTTTCGCCAGATCCAGGTTGCATTTTGATCACATCTTCTTCTGCTGAACTTTTCAGTCTCAACAGACAagagtatgtttctgattcAAAAAAACAGTTAGTGGTTTTCATTAATTACATTATTAGGAGAGAATCAAAATTTATAGCTACCAAATTGCTgatataacagtatatatcaGAAAATTGTATCATGCAAATATTATGCTTATAAGGCTGCCTTATGAACAGACTTACAGACTACAAATTTCTGAACATAATGCCCAGATATAAAAGAACAATATGTTACATGCTCTaagaatataatattttaaatgGGGTAAGCCTCAAAACCATTAAAATTGTAGGAAACATTCGACTGTGTAGTTTGTTTTGTATCTACACAGGCAAGGTGAAATAAACGGtcacgagagagagagagagagagagagagagagagagagagagggggggagggagagagatgaAGCTTCCTATTAACTTACCTTGCACAACTTCATATGAGGCTGAACTACTGCGCAGAGTAGTTACTCCAGTTTTCAAGAGTCCAGACACCTGTTTTATATACTGAGTACCAGCATGAACATATGCCAGACTTTGACGTGAAAAAGAACCATTCGCAGGTACACGAGGTGCAACACGAATATTTCGAAGGGCTTGCCATCCAGAAGTGATTTTAGACTGTAAGCTGGAGAAGCCAGATCGAATGACTTCCAGTTTGATAACTGGTGGCCTTAGCGCCGTAATACTGCACCCAGTAGGGGGCTCCAGTCCCAATTTAATTTTACGCACTGCAGATTAAAAGTTCAGAATGGTCTTATTACAAGGGACCTAACcagtaaaaaaaacaaaagctggCATGAGATACTACCTTGTACTTTCATCTTCCCAACTATTTTTTTAGGTTTTGGAGCAGCTTTCTCATTGGCAAGCTCTGAAGTGCGCTTTGCCAACAATTCTTCCTCTGATTGTAAAAGCACTTGCCGTAAACTACAGTTATGAACAAGGTAACAAGATTAGAAGTGTCAAAAGTGGAAAAGATAAAAGTCTAGACACTGGAGATAATGCACCTTTCTATCCTATGGAAGTACAGAAGGCGTATCAAGATTTCAATATTGAACAGGACACCAACTAGTCAGACAGAACATTGTTAACGTAATCGAACTCGCATGATAGTCAAATTTACTATCCTACGGTAGTACAGAAGGAGTGTTAAGATTTCAATATTAAACGGGACACCAACTAGTCAGATCAAAACATTGTTAACGTCATCGAACTCATATGATATTCAAATTTACTATCTAGATACCCATTGTTACCTGACCTTCTACTTTTAGCATTCAGCCAAAGACAAAGttgcaaaaaaagaaaaagtgtAACAGTTCTGATGATGTGCTACAAAATAACACAGCATTGAATTGACTGGTCCAGGAGTTCGGTAAGATATGTTTACATGACGAACTTAAGCAAACAAGATTTGGTCCAAGAATGTATAAGGTGAACTAAATTGGGAGCAAGAATTTGCAGACTTACCTAAATGAATCTCGTAGTAGAGCGCATTCATTTTCTAAAAACATGGGAGCTTCCATGCACTCCATTGCCCAAGCATGAAGGCAAAGACGCACACATGCATCATATGCGATGACACCATGCCATGGCCCAAGAGCACTGTATTGATTTACAAAATGGCACAACCAGTCAATAATATCTTCTATGGTGGAGAAAAGGTTATCAGCATAAACACCATCTGCAGTTAACATAGAGATACCTTGCATAAAATATGGGAACGCGAGCTGGACAGGAGGACACAGCAGCTTCAGGTGTATTAACATTTCTGTGAACAGACAATAAATGAGCCCAAATGTTATGTATCTCTGTGTGAGGTAAGCATATGAATGTGAGTCTCGTGTTTGGAAAACGTAAAAGTAAAAACAGTATGCCTCAAGGGTGTAAGTTTGGGAAAAGAAAAGCAACACATAATTCCTAAGCAGAAGCTATAAAGGATGCCATTTGTGGAAATTAGGGACATTGAAAAAGCATATCATACCTCACAAATTGGTCTGATGAAGAGGTTGTGTGTTGTGATCTATGTACTCTAGATGGACTTTGCTGACTGTCCACTTTTATTTCTTGAGCTGCACCACAAAATGGAGGTGCACTAggaacatcatcatcatcagatAACTTTTCAGTCTGCACATTTCTGGAATGCAAACcctgaaaaatagaaaaagcaTTACTCGCACAAAATTTTGCTTTTCATGACGTTTACCATAAACAAAGGCATAGTATCCATCATATATCAACTAACAGGAAACAAGGATTTAAATGCCTCAAGTAGAACTTCTAACACATTGCTACTTTTGATGCCAAGCGACAATGCCAGTACAATAAAAGCAACACAAACCTTTTCAGCATTACTTCCCAAGTTCCTCTTTGACTGCACACTTGAGGCATATCCTTCCGAAGCGTAAGCTCTACCATGTGGCACCGCACTGTTGATGCTTCCTCCTCCTGCTTGTGAAGTAGAAAACTCTGAGCTCGCAGCCGAATCAGACGACTCATCCTCAGCATAACCATTCTGCCCAGCCGGATACCTCTCACTTCCCCTCACCAACCTCTCCGCCACAGGCTTATGTCTCCCCACAACAGTGTCCATTGACGAACTAACATCTGAGTACATGTAATCACTGCTGTAATGTGGCTGCCCATTCAATGGCTTCCCATACCTATGAGCACTAGCGGCACTCGGAATCCTCTCATCCTGCGGCGACGAATCCAATGAGTATCTACCCCC containing:
- the LOC126793104 gene encoding uncharacterized protein LOC126793104, whose translation is MFTEGLDRSALRWVREKKEVPMSATANLGPRIDPMITHIRSGSGGRGFGLPPPSKFRSGHLPSNAIPVSRAIPSDGHETGSASDNDMSTDSEEDGVYGGRYSLDSSPQDERIPSAASAHRYGKPLNGQPHYSSDYMYSDVSSSMDTVVGRHKPVAERLVRGSERYPAGQNGYAEDESSDSAASSEFSTSQAGGGSINSAVPHGRAYASEGYASSVQSKRNLGSNAEKGLHSRNVQTEKLSDDDDVPSAPPFCGAAQEIKVDSQQSPSRVHRSQHTTSSSDQFVRNVNTPEAAVSSCPARVPIFYASALGPWHGVIAYDACVRLCLHAWAMECMEAPMFLENECALLRDSFSLRQVLLQSEEELLAKRTSELANEKAAPKPKKIVGKMKVQVRKIKLGLEPPTGCSITALRPPVIKLEVIRSGFSSLQSKITSGWQALRNIRVAPRVPANGSFSRQSLAYVHAGTQYIKQVSGLLKTGVTTLRSSSASYEVVQETYSCLLRLKSSAEEDVIKMQPGSGETHVFFPESLGDELIIEVLDSKAQHVGRVHAQVATIADDPADKQRWFSVYREPEHELAGKIQLSVYYSTSSDETPKCGSVAETVAYDIVLEVAMKVQHFQQRSLLLHGPWKWLLTEFASYYGVSDVYTKLRYLSYVMDVATPTADCLNLVYDLLKPVLMKGHNKSMLSFQENRILGETKDQIERILALAFENYKSLDESSLSGIMEVFRPATGYAAPALEPAVKLYTLLHDVLSPEVQTALCHYFQVAARKRSRRHLTETDEYTTNNSEGILTDPLTITTAYQKMKFLCSNIRNEIHTDIEIHNQHILPSFIDLPHLASSIYSTELCTRLRSFLIACPPSGPSPPVAELVIATADFQRDLTSWNISPIKAGVDAKELFHLYIMLWIQDKRQSLLEVCKLDKVKWSGVKTRHSTTPFVDEMYERLKGTLSDYEVIICRWPEYTFVLENAIADVEKAIIDSLDKQYADVLAPLKENLAPKKFGLKYVQKLAKRSVCPYAVPDELGILLNSFKRMLDVLRPQIEVQFRSWASCIPDGGQSAPGERLSEVTVMLRAKFRNYLQAVVEKLAENTKMQSATKLKKILQDSKETVGESDVRSRMQPLKDQLTSTINHLHTVLETHVFIAVCRGYWDRMGQDVLSFLENRKENRSWYKGSRVAVSVLDDTFASQMQQLLGNALLEKDLEAPRCIMEVRSMLCKDAAHQKDNSYYF